A section of the Naumovozyma dairenensis CBS 421 chromosome 5, complete genome genome encodes:
- the ZDS2 gene encoding Zds2p (similar to Saccharomyces cerevisiae ZDS2 (YML109W) and ZDS1 (YMR273C); ancestral locus Anc_8.831): MSEEPTNHPQLRKQTSRSYGNDNINNAASIQQARKEKRKSDMFIAAKSLDNELQSVQNLKRLSIGSMDLLIDPELEFRVNNNNNISSISNNNNNLSIHNSSTSPSSSFSASSSSSSSSSFAVDTSISLEKNISTSPEISTNIPNTINSNSNNNDITQDTEVSIEDSIDVTQSEYLHDEATLKKKTQNDMNIETSNDQPNSLQRSSHRSMSGVGSLKRNGLNRRKLPFLSSSYASTSSTSKQSILSSQSEKDPTFTSSSSSDNLTPQNLLWVPANQHPNIKPESYLELVQDTLHNIHLDDDNHNNDDAKVSTDDDLYSMDGTDETNKENLNIDYLTKPSTSELRRKNKSLVRRPSGLRKSYTEFEEFNTSDEEDETSDCEEEQQLSTDNSTNNANHHQDIIINNKTPEIIIPKGNTRSSRFVSLKDITEELTKISNNAGLTDSDAITLARTLSMAGSFQDNSNNNHNSDNFNEEQNGNTPEDDEYASNMFMKNGLTIPTRSSLRRSRFNTYRIRSGSSSTSAQSSSSSRTTSGSQMTNNNKTVTEPGRGNQPEDHNNTPASHYTARLSYMSTTSPGSISDLYDHYQNSDSDVTPKAEQQNNNNIDKLTASNSNNTNTNNINSNNEQYNISSDLSHASVSQDSSFLSNESSNNSILIKPQSSQSMLQENIDNQTESPACELPVDSTRQNNNEKQQQQQQQHLHKHANDDKNQKQDQENNHLFSKRNGWHWSSQKNPIESNTELSQANQTTTNNKSRHLQFFSHSADLKDESTNSSTTDTDTSTLAQKKETFDKKFAKLFKRKSHENKNILKTKSSNSSLSKFRKHAKKSDTRLLSNTNKVGTSPPPPSSSNITDPDRTMNHQSNSEKTSLTPTPKSKSLISKVAPVSIPTPTITISPSSDFVTQSEDINDERNKNEDLFDLPALQPAVSFSSTKTTTSTSNNEIDSNKSSKEFVETVREIEGDDSQELSGGDISYEDNNIKNQLQEDESVVSPEDHFELSQESIEAEDQTQSFNDSATQPLSQQHGLPPRKLTFDDVKRPERPNAPVEFTDSAFGFPLPALTVSTVIMFDHRLGINVERAIYRLSHLKLSDSKRELREQVLLSNFMYAYLNLVNHTLYMEQVAQQETIDNVEFTGDDANDHQMNMVTGNGGIYNDSNGSILIPDI; the protein is encoded by the coding sequence atGTCTGAAGAGCCAACAAATCATCCACAACTGAGAAAACAAACATCGAGAAGCTatggtaatgataatatcaataatgcCGCATCCATACAGCAAGCTcgaaaagagaaaagaaagtCTGATATGTTCATAGCTGCTAAATCCTTAGATAACGAATTACAAAGtgttcaaaatttgaaaagattgtCCATCGGATCCATGGATTTATTGATAGATCCAGAATTAGAGTTTAGGGtgaataacaataacaatatcagTAGCATCagtaataacaacaacaatctcTCGATTCACAACTCTTCCACTTCACCATCTTCGTCATTCTCTGCATCCTCATCgtcttcctcttcttcttcatttgcTGTAGATACATCAATAAGTCttgagaaaaatatatcaacaAGTCCGGAAATATCGACTAATATTCCTAATACTATCAACAGtaacagcaacaacaatgaCATCACTCAAGACACAGAGGTAAGTATCGAAGATAGTATCGATGTAACACAATCTGAATATTTACATGATGAGGCaacattaaagaaaaaaactCAAAATGATATGAATATCGAGACATCAAACGATCAACCAAACTCCTTACAAAGATCATCACATCGAAGTATGAGTGGTGTTGGttcattgaaaagaaatggaTTGAATAGAAGGAAATTACCATTTTTATCCTCCTCTTATGCTTCTACATCTTCAACATCGAAACAATCAATACTATCATCTCAAAGTGAGAAAGATCCAACTTTtacttcatcttcatcttctgaTAATTTAACTCCACAAAACTTATTGTGGGTCCCAGCAAATCAGCATCCAAATATTAAACCAGAAAGCTATTTAGAATTGGTTCAAGATACATTACATAATATTCATCTCGATGATGATAATCacaataatgatgatgcGAAAGTCTCTacagatgatgatttataCAGTATGGATGGCACTGATGaaacaaacaaagaaaacTTAAATATCGATTACCTTACAAAACCGTCAACATCAGAATTAAGGAGAAAGAATAAATCTTTAGTACGAAGACCTTCAGGTTTAAGAAAATCATACActgaatttgaagaatttaacACCAGCGACGAGGAAGATGAGACATCCGATTGTGAAGAGGAACAACAGCTAAGTACTGATAATAGCACAAATAATGCCAACCATCACCaagatattataataaataataagacTCCtgagataataataccgaAAGGCAACACTAGATCATCAAGGTTTGTTTCACTGAAAGATATTACTGAAGaattaacaaaaatttcaaataatgcTGGGTTGACAGATTCAGATGCAATCACATTGGCAAGAACTTTGAGTATGGCTGGATCATTCCAGGataatagtaacaataATCACAACAGTGACAACTTCaatgaagaacaaaatgGTAATACAcctgaagatgatgaatatgCATCGAACATGTTCATGAAAAACGGATTGACCATTCCAACAAGATCTTCCTTAAGACGGAGTAGGTTTAATACATATCGTATAAGGTCAggatcatcatcaacatcagCACagtcatcgtcatcatcgAGAACAACAAGTGGATCTCAAAtgacaaataataacaaaactGTGACTGAACCAGGTAGAGGAAACCAACCGGAAGATCATAACAATACGCCTGCTTCACATTATACGGCAAGACTTTCCTATATGTCGACTACATCACCTGGTTCGATAAGTGATTTATATgatcattatcaaaattcAGATTCTGATGTAACGCCAAAAGCtgaacaacaaaataacaacaatattgataaattaacGGCTTCTAAcagtaataataccaataccAATAACATTAACAGTAATAAtgaacaatataatataagtTCAGATCTTAGTCATGCTTCAGTTTCACAAGATAGTAGTTTTCTATCAAACGAAAGttcaaataatagtatTCTTATCAAACCACAAAGTTCTCAATCCATGTTACAGGAGAATATAGACAATCAAACAGAGTCACCAGCATGTGAATTACCAGTCGACAGTACAagacaaaataataacgaaaaacagcaacaacaacaacagcagcatCTTCATAAGCATGCGAATGATGACAAAAACCAGAAACaagatcaagaaaataatcaCTTATTTTCCAAGCGGAATGGTTGGCACTGGTCATCACAAAAGAATCCTATAGAATCAAACACTGAGCTATCTCAAGCTAATCAGACAAccactaataataaaagtcGTCACcttcaatttttctctCATTCAGCCGATTTAAAGGATGAATCAACGAACTCCAGTACAACTGACACTGATACTAGTACACTTGCCcaaaaaaaggaaacattcgataaaaaatttgctaaattgtttaaaagaaaaagtcatgaaaataaaaatatacttAAGACAAAGAGCTCAAACTCAAGTCTTTCTAAATTTAGGAAACATGCTAAGAAGAGCGATACAAggttattatcaaatacaAACAAAGTTGGTACTtctcctcctcctccttCTTCATCGAACATTACAGATCCAGATAGAACAATGAATCATCAATCCAACTCAGAGAAGACATCACTAACACCAACGCCAAAGTCGAAGTCTTTGATTTCTAAGGTAGCACCTGTATCAATTCCAACACCAACCATAACCATATCACCATCCTCTGATTTTGTGACACAGAGtgaagatattaatgatgaaagaaacaaaaacgAAGATTTATTCGATTTGCCTGCTTTACAGCCGGCAGTAAGTTTTTCAAGTACCAAAACAACTACTAGTAcatctaataatgaaattgatagtaataaatcatcaaaagAATTCGTGGAAACCGTTCGAGAAATAGAAGGTGATGATTCTCAAGAATTAAGCGGTGGAGATATTTCgtatgaagataataatatcaagaaCCAACTCCAAGAAGATGAATCAGTTGTTTCTCCCGAAGATCACTTCGAACTTTCACAAGAGAGCATTGAAGCTGAAGATCAAACGCaatctttcaatgattCTGCCACACAACCATTATCTCAACAACATGGATTACCTCCAAGAAAATTAACATTTGATGACGTGAAGAGACCTGAGAGACCGAATGCACCTGTTGAATTTACAGATAGTGCATTTGGATTCCCTCTTCCTGCATTAACTGTATCTACTGTTATAATGTTTGACCATAGATTAGGAATCAACGTGGAAAGAGCTATTTACCGATTAAgtcatttgaaattgagTGATTCCAAAAGAGAGCTACGAGAACAAGTCTTACTGAGTAACTTTATGTATGCCTATTTGAATCTTGTAAATCATACTTTGTACATGGAACAAGTTGCTCAACAGGAAACGATAGATAATGTTGAATTTACCGGAGATGATGCGAATGATCATCAAATGAATATGGTGACTGGTAATGGTGGTATATACAATGATTCAAACGGGTCCATTTTAATACCCGATATATAA
- the NDAI0E00360 gene encoding uncharacterized protein (similar to Saccharomyces cerevisiae YML108W; ancestral locus Anc_8.830), with the protein MSSTNNMYRLMILLEEEIGEPDLKDGSIDEATETETKDVHNSDEEKNVKKMHEFIEELILPFGTEELDLLNEWFDKFDEEICIPNEGHIKYEITSDGLIVLLLDKEIEDVVGEIKKFIETNQ; encoded by the coding sequence ATGTCGTCTACAAATAATATGTACAGGTTGATGATTCTTTTGGAGGAAGAAATTGGAGAACCAGATTTAAAGGACGGGAGCATAGATGAGGCGACTGAAACCGAGACGAAAGATGTCCATAAttcagatgaagaaaaaaatgttaaaaaAATGCACGAGttcattgaagaattaatatTGCCGTTCGGAACTGAAGAATTGGATCTATTAAACGAGTGGTTTGAcaaatttgatgaagaaatttgtATACCGAATGAAGGTCACAtcaaatatgaaattaCAAGCGATGGTTTAATCGTTTTACTGTTGGATAAGGAAATCGAGGATGTAGTTggagaaattaaaaaattcatcGAAACTAATCAGTAA
- the URA5 gene encoding orotate phosphoribosyltransferase URA5 (similar to Saccharomyces cerevisiae URA5 (YML106W) and URA10 (YMR271C); ancestral locus Anc_8.827) — translation MLEDYQKNFLDLAVECKALTFGSFTLKSGRVSPYFFNLGFFNTGKLLSNLATAYAIAIIQSDLKFDVIFGPAYKGIPLASIVCVKLAEIGGSKFQNIQYSFNRKEAKDHGEGGNIVGASLNNKRVLIIDDVMTAGTAINEAFEIIGKANGTVVGSIIALDRQEIVDTTTSQNGLSATQAVSQRYGIPVLSIVSLSHVINYLDGKITKEEKSKIEEYRQTYGA, via the coding sequence atgCTAGAGGATTATCAAAAGAATTTCTTGGATTTAGCTGTTGAATGTAAAGCTTTAACATTTGGTTCATTCACTTTAAAATCAGGGAGAGTTTCTCCAtactttttcaatttaggGTTCTTCAATACTGGTAAGCTTTTATCCAACTTGGCTACCGCTTACGCCATTGCTATCATTCAATCcgatttgaaatttgacGTGATATTTGGTCCTGCATATAAGGGGATCCCATTGGCCTCCATTGTCTGTGTGAAATTGGCCGAAATTGGTGGTtcaaaattccaaaatattcaatattccTTCAATAGAAAGGAAGCTAAAGACCATGGTGAAGGTGGGAATATTGTCGGTGCCTCATTGAATAACAAACGTGTCTtaattattgatgatgtGATGACTGCAGGAACAGCTATTAATGAAGCATTTGAGATTATTGGCAAGGCAAACGGTACCGTAGTTGGTTCCATCATTGCTTTGGATAGGCAAGAAATTGTGGATACGACAACATCACAAAATGGGTTATCCGCTACTCAAGCTGTAAGCCAAAGATATGGTATCCCAGTTTTGAGTATTGTGTCTCTTTCTCATGTTATTAATTACCTTGATGGTAAAATTACtaaggaagaaaaatcaaaaattgagGAATATCGTCAAACTTATGGTGCTTAG
- the SEC65 gene encoding RNA-binding signal recognition particle subunit SEC65 (similar to Saccharomyces cerevisiae SEC65 (YML105C); ancestral locus Anc_8.826): MPKLEEITDYNDIDDLDMDLAELDPSLRTPIAPKITPTVVRSQDNEEATQLPDFATQFQQSNYNNIGNENAFAFINPQTGKIERSKQVSKEILKDMKKFQILYPCYFDKNRSHKEGRRVPKELAVENPLAKTMADAAGNLGLICVFEDQKTHPQDFGNPGRIRILLKQNGQIAADGNRFKGGKRELMKSIAKYLQKHPTTLKSLRELPYGPDYDGVESKKIPRVKGFKMNDIVPLHSPLLMGHPMVKSIYEEQPQAPKPAINDKPMKMPKNKYKVIRR; the protein is encoded by the coding sequence ATGCCAAAACTAGAAGAAATCACCgattataatgatattgatgatctAGATATGGATTTAGCAGAATTGGATCCTAGCTTGAGGACTCCAATAGCTCCCAAAATAACACCAACCGTGGTCAGAAGTCAAGACAATGAAGAGGCTACTCAATTACCAGATTTTGCCACTCAGTTTCAACAATCGAACTACAATAATATTGGAAATGAGAATGCATTTGCGTTTATCAATCCACAGACTGGGAAAATAGAACGTTCCAAACAAGTaagtaaagaaattttaaaagatatgaagaaatttcaaatactATATCCATGTTACTTCGATAAGAATAGATCTCATAAGGAGGGAAGAAGAGTCCCTAAGGAATTGGCAGTGGAAAATCCATTAGCCAAGACAATGGCTGATGCTGCGGGGAACTTGGGATTAATATGTGTCTTTGAAGATCAGAAGACACATCCACAAGATTTTGGGAATCCAGGAAGAATTCGTATCTTGCTAAAGCAAAATGGTCAAATTGCCGCTGATGGTAATAGATTTAAGGGAGGTAAACGAGAACtaatgaaatcaattgcaaaatatttacaaaaacaTCCAACGActttgaaatcattaaGAGAACTTCCATATGGACCAGATTATGATGGTGTAGAATCTAAGAAAATACCACGTGTTAAAGGCTTTAAGATGAATGACATAGTTCCTTTACACAGTCCATTATTAATGGGCCATCCAATGGTTAAGTCTATATATGAGGAACAACCTCAAGCGCCTAAACCAGCTATAAATGATAAACCAATGAAAATGCCTAAGAATAAATACAAAGTGATCAGgagataa
- the MDM1 gene encoding Mdm1p (similar to Saccharomyces cerevisiae MDM1 (YML104C); ancestral locus Anc_8.824) yields MSTNGIITIHRYRHVLGIIVFLLIARHLFWILTFGVLPLIGFFLFTTLATTLPDINRPVEKHLKRAHTPETNSFSSINEPIFEKSSKISKELENIIDLILRDFINSWFTRIDPNEDSSFPKAIRCLLRLAVINLQKRVATEDTLENLILKLLPLFTKYVNTYCDARESILNDPTSQKALQNNFEFQLAVEFNKNYKLHKAIPLRSNELDNDIGKYLNGLSQQLLSEIIDENELKSPFVSILLREIMDSCIFNPLVSKFTDPDTWNLIMISIGEKKMKERTQVKQIRRILTKELQGHSTSNSPTNARVNLTNIKLDLKPSFTGEQFEMFLKELSSMNSITELRANKFILMTKLVELRKNIDNSQIDCKYKDRLLLSLKLVQSKLLHNDMINNREANKNDNIAKQLYTFLSDEENILDEFESFIRAISFDFVSSDKLCLNEFKKYLYTCPDKKGITLLKYWEIVESSKNPLEDVSSNEILLETTFVSSTEIRSIYSELFQDVDLQIMKTLDKGLVSNVLLFLSTSNNGDEQALVLARRSLLLLQKEAERVLQSEFFEKFKESKVFLQMISSNDFTKTDIYTKFFTSEKALDPMTPNTHTTNDTFDSVRILTNPDLNEALEKIVNAPSLEETDRIHGNEGHNGKAVKNTLKNEKSIFEAEIQTNRTESFNELELLNSEFNVENSEIVDNPEHGFNIRKLQKMKRKFSTISDKIAQLTISIEEIEKELELLNYLVLKAELTNNQNQLKLLRKSQKALLRELKNEELLQQQCLIKKDANALYRQTKVFIKSFYLEHRTNINNLGETAYYLIDIEHCYNGHTTTWETGRRYNEFFKLNEYLKKYYRSQVKFLQKNEMFPSKIPMSFKYHINPYLLYEERQHKLEMYLRALLNIPEICQDSVFRAFVIDKAMVDIYGMDQLNQSTNDNSTSNSSTHSIPTMKNLNTSSMSSIASNSSSGSQVALYDQVHSNPPADQNNQINVEDLEDGENYKNDEFHPFQNDPMIRHESKPIVKSICNLFISVFQLNRNNSNSNWLRGKAISTVLQQLLGSTIEKYIKINIEEIRSEEGIYEMLGLLKKSLWGVNGSITKRKTEPIRPIRTPGEKTRTRCDSQVVLQSLFIELCGKVVGLSNSRDAAIRVHGMLQNRYLSCSMILEMLDIFFLDVIIKENTTEAYHD; encoded by the coding sequence ATGTCTACGAATGGCATAATTACCATACATCGATATAGACATGTCTTGGGAATAATTGTTTTCCTGCTGATAGCTAGGCACTTATTTTGGATATTGACATTTGGTGTTCTTCCACTTATTggtttctttctttttacCACTTTGGCTACAACATTACCTGATATCAATCGACCTGTGGAAAAACATTTAAAAAGAGCTCATACCCCAGAAACTAACTCTTTTTCATCCATAAATGAACCAATTTTCGAAAAATCGAGTAAAATAAGTaaggaattagaaaatattattgatttaatCTTGCGggatttcattaattcttGGTTCACAAGAATTGATCCTAATGAGGATTCTAGTTTCCCCAAAGCAATCCGTTGTCTTCTTAGACTTGCTGTGATTAACTTGCAAAAAAGAGTTGCTACAGAGGATACTTTAGAAAATctgatattgaaattactTCCATTGTTTACGAAATATGTGAATACATATTGTGATGCTAGAGAATCTATATTAAATGATCCTACCTCGCAAAAAGCTTTgcaaaataattttgaattccAGTTGGCTgttgaattcaataaaaattaTAAGTTACATAAGGCAATTCCCCTTAGAAGTAATGAATTGGACAATGATATTgggaaatatttgaatggCTTATCTCAACAGTTACTATCTGAAATAATTGacgaaaatgaattgaaatcacCATTTGTTTCAATCCTATTAAGGGAAATCATGGATTCATGTATATTCAATCCGCTAGTCTCTAAATTTACTGATCCTGATACTTGGAATCTTATCATGATTTCGATTGGtgagaagaaaatgaaagaaagaacACAAGTGAAACAAATACGACGAATCCTGACAAAAGAACTACAAGGTCATTCCACATCAAATTCTCCCACAAATGCCCGTGTAAATCTCACGAACATCAAGCTTGATTTAAAGCCATCATTTACAGGTGAACAATTTGAAATGtttttaaaagaattaagtTCAATGAACTCAATCACTGAATTGAGGGCGAATAAATTTATACTAATGACCAAGCTAGTGGAGTTAAGGAAGAATATAGATAATTCCCAAATAGATTGTAAATATAAGGATAGATTATTACTTTCATTAAAGCTTGTTCAATCCAAACTGCTGCATAACGATATGATCAACAATCGCGAAGCGAAcaagaatgataatattgcAAAGCAATTATACACTTTTCTtagtgatgaagaaaatatccTTGATGAGTTCGAGTCATTTATTAGGgcaatttcttttgattttgtttcCTCTGATAAGTTATGTTTGAATGAGTTTAAGAAGTATTTGTATACTTGTCCAGACAAAAAGGGAATTACTTTACTGAAATATTGGGAAATTGTTGAATCTTCGAAAAATCCCCTTGAAGATGTATCCTCTAAcgaaatattattagaaacAACATTCGTAAGCAGTACCGAAATTAGAAGTATTTACAGTGAATTATTTCAAGATGTTGATTTACAGATCATGAAAACCTTGGATAAAGGATTAGTAAGTAatgtattgttatttttatctaCTTCTAATAATGGCGATGAGCAAGCATTAGTTTTAGCTCGGAGAAGtctgttattattacagAAGGAAGCTGAGAGGGTATTACAATCTGAATTTTTTGAGAAGTTTAAAGAAAGCAAGGTGTTTCTACAaatgatttcttcaaatgattttACTAAAACTGATATTTACACTAAATTCTTTACATCAGAGAAGGCACTGGACCCTATGACCCCAAATACACATACTACCAACGATACCTTTGATTCGGTACGAATACTCACGAACCCTGATCTTAACGAAGCCCTCGAGAAAATTGTGAATGCTCCTTCTCTTGAAGAAACGGACAGAATTCATGGCAATGAAGGTCACAATGGTAAAGCAGTAAAGAACACCCTAAAAAACGAGAAGAGCATATTCGAGGCAGAGATCCAAACTAATCGGACtgaatcatttaatgaaCTTGAACTTCTTAATTCTGAGTTCAACGTTGAAAACAGTGAGATTGTAGATAATCCAGAGCATGGATTCAATATCAGGAAGcttcaaaaaatgaaacGAAAATTTTCCACTATAAGTGACAAAATTGCTCAATTAACtatttcaattgaagaaatagaaaagGAGTTAGAATTGTTAAATTATTTAGTTTTGAAAGCCGAACTAACGAACAACCAAAAccaattaaaattattgagGAAGTCCCAAAAGGCCTTATTGAGAGAATTAAAGAACGAGGAATTATTGCAACAGCAATGTTTGATTAAAAAAGACGCCAATGCATTATATAGACAGACTAAAGTTTTTATTAAATCCTTTTATTTGGAACATCGtacaaatattaataatctGGGAGAAACTGCATATTACCTTATTGATATCGAACATTGTTACAATGGACACACTACAACTTGGGAAACAGGAAGAAGATACAACGAATTCTTCAAACtgaatgaatatttgaagaaatattacCGTTCTCAAGTCAAATTTTTACAAAAGAACGAAATGTTCCCTTCCAAAATTCCAATGTCTTTCAAATATCATATCAATCCATACTTATTATATGAAGAACGACAACATAAGTTGGAAATGTATCTTAGGGCACTCTTAAATATCCCTGAAATATGCCAAGACAGTGTTTTTAGGGCATTCGTCATTGACAAAGCGATGGTTGACATTTATGGTATGGATCAACTTAATCAAAGTACCAATGACAATAGCACAAGTAATAGCAGCACTCATTCAATTCCTACGATGAAAAATCTGAACACATCATCAATGTCATCGATTGCTTCAAATAGTTCCTCTGGATCACAAGTTGCATTGTATGATCAAGTACATTCTAACCCTCCAGCAGATCAGaataatcaaataaatGTAGAGGACTTGGAAGATGGAGAAAACtataaaaatgatgagTTTCACCCTTTTCAGAATGATCCTATGATCCGTCATGAAAGCAAACCCATCGTGAAATCCATATGTAATCTATTCATTTCAGTTTTCCAATTAAATAGAAACAATTCTAATTCGAATTGGTTACGTGGGAAAGCAATAAGTACAGTTCTTCAGCAGTTGTTAGGAAGTACTAtcgaaaaatatatcaaaataaatatcGAAGAGATACGTTCTGAGGAGGGAATATATGAAATGTTGGGATTActaaaaaaatcattatgGGGTGTCAATGGATCGATAACGAAAAGGAAAACTGAACCTATAAGGCCAATCCGAACACCAGGTGAAAAGACAAGGACACGCTGTGATTCACAGGTCGTTTTACAATCATtgtttattgaattatgCGGCAAAGTGGTTGGATTGTCGAATTCAAGAGATGCTGCTATAAGGGTCCATGGCATGTTACAAAATCGATACTTATCTTGCAGCATGATTTTAGAAATGttagatatatttttcctaGATGTGATTATAAAAGAGAATACGACAGAGGCTTATCACGATTGA